A single genomic interval of Mucilaginibacter robiniae harbors:
- a CDS encoding pyridoxamine 5'-phosphate oxidase family protein, with amino-acid sequence MDYEKDMKKLENIDMLRTMIDKSKTGMLTTFTATNGFHSRPMGTAQLDVDGSLWFFTNEFSPKVAEISQDNKVNVTYTNSGASTYISINGIASVVDNRVKMQELWDPYIQAFFPNGLEDPTLTLLKVDVSDVEYWDNSAGPLAVAFKWIQAKITGKKYEEGEHNKMSL; translated from the coding sequence ATGGATTACGAAAAAGACATGAAAAAATTGGAAAATATCGACATGCTAAGAACGATGATTGACAAATCAAAAACAGGCATGCTCACCACGTTTACGGCTACTAATGGCTTTCATAGCCGCCCTATGGGTACTGCCCAGTTAGATGTAGATGGTAGTTTGTGGTTTTTTACCAATGAGTTTTCTCCAAAAGTTGCAGAAATATCGCAGGATAACAAAGTGAACGTTACCTATACTAACAGTGGTGCTTCTACTTATATCAGCATAAATGGTATAGCCAGTGTAGTTGACAATCGTGTGAAAATGCAAGAACTGTGGGATCCTTACATACAAGCCTTTTTCCCAAATGGCTTGGAAGATCCAACTTTAACATTGTTGAAAGTGGATGTGAGCGATGTTGAATATTGGGATAACAGTGCCGGTCCACTAGCGGTTGCCTTTAAATGGATACAGGCAAAAATAACCGGTAAAAAATACGAAGAAGGCGAACACAACAAAATGTCATTATAA
- a CDS encoding DNA-3-methyladenine glycosylase: MKLPESFYLNSNVVEVAKSLLGKYLFTCIDGLLTGGYIVETEAYNGGIDKASHAYGNRLTSRTQTLFQHGGVAYVYLCYGIHEMLNVVTSVEGQPHAVLIRAINPTVGLDVMQHRRNMAVVKPTITSGPGSVGKALGISRKLNGISFQSDQLWIEDQGLTYAEENMVAAPRIGVAYAAEDALLPYRFYVKGNIYVSKPNR, encoded by the coding sequence ATGAAACTACCTGAATCATTTTATTTAAATTCCAATGTTGTTGAAGTAGCCAAAAGCCTTTTAGGTAAGTATTTGTTTACTTGTATTGATGGTTTACTTACTGGCGGATACATAGTTGAAACAGAAGCTTATAATGGAGGCATAGATAAAGCTTCACATGCGTATGGTAATCGTTTAACATCACGTACACAAACGCTGTTTCAGCACGGCGGTGTGGCTTATGTGTATCTATGTTATGGTATTCATGAAATGCTAAATGTAGTTACTTCGGTTGAAGGGCAGCCACATGCCGTATTAATTCGAGCCATCAATCCAACTGTAGGCTTAGATGTTATGCAACACAGGCGCAATATGGCTGTAGTGAAACCAACTATAACTTCGGGTCCAGGTTCAGTAGGTAAGGCTTTAGGCATATCCCGAAAACTAAATGGTATAAGTTTTCAAAGTGATCAGTTATGGATTGAAGACCAAGGACTGACTTATGCAGAGGAGAATATGGTGGCCGCACCACGAATAGGTGTTGCCTATGCAGCTGAAGATGCCTTGCTGCCTTATCGCTTTTATGTAAAAGGCAATATTTACGTGAGCAAGCCAAATCGTTAA
- the argC gene encoding N-acetyl-gamma-glutamyl-phosphate reductase: protein MVPLTGGTQIKAGIIGGAGYTGGELLRILINHPDVEITFVHSNSNAGNYLYEVHTDLFGDTDLKFTNTMSSLIDVLFLCVGHGDARKFLEANTFPESVKVIDLSQDFRLKEKASLTYTHLLQDGKRDFVYGLPELNRDAIKQASNIANPGCFATCLQLGLLPLAASNNLNAEVHITATTGSTGAGQSLSSTSHFTWRNDNLSVYKAFEHQHLKEINQSLKQLQGGFDKSINFIPYRGDFTRGIIASMYLESNLTQEEALKLYTNFYNAHPFTHVTNRNIDLKQIVNTNKCFIQVQKKDNKLFIISIMDNLLKGASGQAVQNMNLMFGLEETSGLRIKAVAF, encoded by the coding sequence ATGGTACCGCTTACCGGCGGTACTCAAATTAAAGCAGGCATTATTGGCGGCGCAGGTTATACCGGTGGCGAACTATTGCGCATCCTAATTAACCATCCGGATGTAGAAATTACATTTGTACATAGCAACAGCAATGCCGGCAATTACCTGTATGAAGTGCATACTGACTTGTTTGGTGATACCGACTTAAAGTTCACCAACACGATGTCAAGCCTGATTGATGTGCTGTTTCTGTGTGTCGGTCATGGTGATGCCCGAAAATTTCTAGAAGCAAATACTTTTCCAGAAAGTGTTAAGGTGATTGATTTAAGTCAGGATTTCAGATTAAAAGAAAAAGCCAGCTTAACGTACACCCACCTTTTACAGGATGGAAAGCGTGATTTTGTATATGGCTTACCTGAACTTAACCGGGATGCGATAAAGCAAGCCAGCAATATTGCCAACCCAGGCTGCTTTGCTACCTGTTTACAGCTAGGCTTATTACCGTTGGCAGCAAGCAATAACCTGAATGCCGAAGTCCATATTACGGCTACCACGGGTTCTACCGGCGCAGGGCAAAGCTTATCGTCCACCTCACATTTTACCTGGCGTAATGATAACTTGTCGGTGTACAAAGCTTTTGAACACCAGCACTTAAAAGAGATCAACCAATCGCTAAAGCAATTGCAAGGTGGTTTTGATAAGTCTATCAACTTTATACCTTACCGAGGCGATTTTACCAGAGGTATTATTGCTTCCATGTATCTGGAGAGCAATTTAACGCAGGAAGAAGCATTAAAGCTTTACACTAATTTTTACAATGCACATCCGTTTACGCATGTAACCAACCGGAATATTGATTTAAAGCAGATTGTGAATACCAATAAATGCTTTATTCAGGTGCAGAAAAAAGATAATAAATTGTTTATCATCAGTATTATGGACAATTTATTAAAAGGTGCATCCGGTCAGGCTGTACAAAACATGAACTTAATGTTTGGTCTGGAAGAAACCAGTGGGTTACGCATTAAAGCCGTAGCTTTTTAA
- the argG gene encoding argininosuccinate synthase — protein sequence MKKKVVLAYSGGLDTSFCCIYLTRDLGLEVHSVIVNTGGFSEEELKQVEERAYKMGVTSHHVVDETENFYNTCIRFLIYGNVLKNNTYPLSVSAERVSQATAIANYAKEIGAEYVAHGSTGAGNDQVRFDMIFNILVPNVQILTPIRDLKLSREEEIEYLKKHGVEMNFDKARYSINKGIWGTSVGGKETLTSNLGLPEDAWPTPATSTETKKLELVFEKGELVGIDGTTYSHPTKAIQALQAIAQPYGIGRDIHVGDTIIGIKGRVGFEAAAPIIIIKAHHTLEKHVLTKWQLSWKDQLSSFYGNWLHEGQFHDPIMRNIEAFLSDTQHNVSGKVFIELFPYRFQVTGIESSHDLMSNKFGSYGEMNNAWTGDDVKGFSKIFGNQVMIYHKVNQ from the coding sequence ATGAAGAAAAAAGTAGTATTAGCATACAGTGGCGGTTTAGATACCTCATTCTGCTGCATTTACCTGACACGTGATTTAGGTTTGGAAGTACACTCGGTAATTGTAAATACGGGTGGCTTTAGCGAAGAAGAACTGAAGCAGGTTGAAGAACGTGCTTACAAAATGGGCGTTACCTCGCACCATGTTGTTGATGAAACTGAAAACTTCTACAACACTTGTATTCGCTTCCTGATTTATGGCAACGTGTTAAAAAATAACACTTATCCCCTGTCAGTAAGTGCTGAGCGGGTGAGCCAGGCTACTGCTATTGCAAACTACGCTAAAGAAATTGGTGCAGAGTACGTGGCTCATGGCAGTACCGGTGCTGGTAATGACCAGGTTCGTTTCGATATGATCTTTAACATCCTGGTGCCTAATGTGCAGATATTAACGCCTATTCGCGACTTAAAACTGAGCCGTGAAGAAGAGATTGAATACCTGAAAAAGCACGGTGTTGAAATGAACTTTGATAAGGCCAGATATTCTATCAACAAAGGTATTTGGGGCACATCAGTTGGCGGTAAAGAAACTTTAACCTCCAACTTAGGTTTGCCTGAAGATGCATGGCCAACACCAGCCACATCAACTGAGACTAAAAAACTGGAGTTAGTATTTGAGAAAGGCGAATTAGTAGGTATTGATGGTACAACATACAGCCATCCAACCAAAGCTATTCAGGCCCTTCAAGCTATTGCACAGCCTTATGGCATTGGGCGTGATATTCATGTGGGCGATACCATCATTGGCATTAAAGGTCGTGTTGGTTTTGAAGCCGCTGCGCCTATCATTATTATCAAAGCACACCATACGCTTGAAAAGCACGTATTAACCAAATGGCAGCTTTCCTGGAAAGATCAGTTATCATCTTTCTACGGTAACTGGTTGCACGAAGGTCAGTTCCATGACCCGATTATGCGTAACATTGAAGCTTTTTTAAGTGATACTCAACATAATGTAAGTGGCAAAGTGTTTATAGAATTGTTCCCTTACCGTTTCCAAGTTACGGGTATTGAATCAAGTCACGATTTGATGTCGAACAAATTCGGCAGCTATGGTGAAATGAACAACGCCTGGACTGGTGATGATGTAAAAGGCTTCTCAAAAATATTTGGTAATCAAGTGATGATTTATCACAAAGTAAATCAGTAA
- a CDS encoding GNAT family N-acetyltransferase: MTIQDFDILVATAQQADYAPQICDEMAASAKARGTGIAQRSPEYVANKMLEGKAVIALHKDGTWAGFCYIETWSHGDFVANSGLIVNPEFRKVGLAKAIKQAVFNLSREKYPNAKIFGLTTGLAVMKINSELGYEPVTYSELTQDEDFWKGCRSCVNYDILTAKGRKNCLCTAMLWDPIDKQKQEEERIKKLTHKATLLERIESALKGTVKVFTF, translated from the coding sequence ATGACTATTCAAGACTTCGACATATTAGTTGCCACAGCACAACAGGCTGATTATGCTCCGCAAATTTGCGATGAGATGGCAGCATCGGCTAAAGCGCGTGGTACAGGCATTGCACAGCGTTCGCCGGAATATGTTGCTAATAAAATGCTGGAAGGCAAAGCCGTGATTGCTTTGCATAAAGATGGCACTTGGGCCGGTTTCTGCTACATTGAAACCTGGAGCCACGGCGATTTTGTGGCTAATTCAGGTTTAATTGTTAACCCGGAGTTCCGCAAGGTAGGTTTAGCTAAGGCCATTAAGCAAGCTGTTTTCAACCTTTCCCGTGAAAAGTACCCTAACGCTAAAATATTTGGATTAACTACTGGCTTGGCGGTTATGAAAATTAATTCTGAATTAGGTTATGAGCCTGTTACCTATTCAGAACTTACTCAGGATGAAGATTTCTGGAAAGGCTGCCGCAGCTGTGTAAACTATGATATCTTAACTGCTAAGGGTCGTAAAAACTGTTTATGTACGGCCATGCTTTGGGACCCCATAGATAAGCAAAAACAGGAAGAAGAACGTATAAAAAAACTTACGCATAAGGCAACCTTGCTGGAGCGTATTGAAAGTGCCCTGAAAGGCACTGTTAAAGTATTTACCTTTTAA
- a CDS encoding PorP/SprF family type IX secretion system membrane protein → MKKLLLILTAFIFYLPGLHAQQKPQYTQYVFNNFLLNPAVSGIENYTDVKAGYRSQWTGLNGAPVTSYLTINAPLGSRFIEGDATSMPNVAGGDNPFSRSYNREYMAAEPHHGIGAMVVTDRAGPITTTNLDATYAYHLGISSKLNLAVGVMAGFEHVNLDISQVSLDNPDDPAIYNGHNSQWKPDVGVGLWAYSGNYYVGVSAQQLIKQNLTFGESSAYNQSQLVPHYFVTAGYKVFLSDDVALLPSVLFKYVKPAPTSFDVNLKVAFSDKIWIGGSYRHNDSYAGMAGINISSIINVGYSYDFTSSSLNTVSNGSHEIVIGILLNNRYKVRCPQRSW, encoded by the coding sequence ATGAAGAAACTCCTACTTATTCTAACTGCTTTCATTTTCTACCTACCAGGCTTACACGCACAGCAAAAGCCACAATACACGCAGTATGTATTTAATAACTTTTTACTGAACCCAGCGGTTAGTGGGATAGAAAATTATACCGACGTTAAGGCTGGTTATCGTAGCCAGTGGACGGGCTTAAATGGTGCACCGGTTACCAGTTATCTAACCATTAATGCTCCTCTGGGTAGCCGCTTCATTGAGGGGGATGCTACTTCAATGCCTAATGTTGCTGGTGGTGATAATCCGTTTAGCCGATCTTACAACCGTGAATATATGGCCGCTGAGCCTCATCATGGTATAGGAGCTATGGTTGTCACTGATCGGGCAGGGCCTATAACTACAACCAATCTGGATGCTACCTATGCTTATCACTTGGGGATAAGCAGTAAATTGAATTTGGCGGTAGGCGTAATGGCTGGCTTTGAACACGTGAACTTAGATATAAGTCAGGTTTCATTAGATAATCCGGATGACCCAGCTATTTACAACGGGCACAACAGTCAGTGGAAACCTGATGTAGGGGTGGGTTTGTGGGCATATTCAGGTAACTATTACGTAGGGGTTTCTGCACAACAGTTAATTAAGCAAAATCTAACATTTGGCGAAAGCTCAGCATATAATCAAAGTCAATTGGTGCCTCATTACTTTGTAACGGCAGGTTATAAGGTGTTTTTGTCTGATGATGTAGCGTTGCTGCCTTCTGTGCTTTTCAAATATGTAAAGCCAGCACCAACTAGTTTCGATGTGAACTTAAAAGTTGCTTTTAGTGATAAAATATGGATCGGTGGGTCATACCGGCATAATGATTCTTATGCCGGTATGGCGGGTATCAATATCAGCTCCATTATTAACGTTGGCTATTCTTACGATTTTACCAGTTCCAGCCTGAATACAGTAAGTAACGGTTCGCATGAAATCGTGATTGGTATCCTGCTCAATAACCGTTATAAAGTAAGATGCCCGCAACGCTCCTGGTAA
- a CDS encoding DUF3291 domain-containing protein, with protein MIVSLTIVRYRKAFVPFALLAMALHRLPLVLQKGCTFWKLLGCGKNGSFDLTPDWQQWGLLASWNTCEDFERFYTSSFVAGWWRKLTTESWTILAEPLQSHGKWDGQEPFGQPNNKTYNGPVAVLTRATIRLNRLKNFWSNVDQAAQLMTKSEGYIASVGIGEAPAVRQATFSIWESIDDVKAFAYRSREHAEVIKKTRSENWYSEELFARFKPIAAWGTLNGVDPLQGKIKFNAQ; from the coding sequence ATGATTGTCAGTCTCACTATTGTTCGCTACCGTAAAGCGTTTGTTCCATTTGCTCTGTTAGCTATGGCCTTGCATCGTTTACCGTTGGTGCTGCAAAAAGGTTGTACTTTCTGGAAGCTATTAGGCTGCGGTAAAAACGGAAGCTTTGACTTGACGCCTGACTGGCAACAATGGGGGTTGCTGGCTTCCTGGAACACCTGCGAAGACTTTGAACGGTTCTATACCTCTTCATTTGTTGCAGGCTGGTGGCGCAAGCTGACTACCGAAAGCTGGACGATTTTAGCCGAGCCGCTTCAAAGCCATGGCAAATGGGATGGGCAAGAGCCTTTTGGTCAACCAAATAATAAAACATACAATGGCCCGGTTGCTGTGCTTACACGTGCTACCATACGATTAAACAGGTTGAAGAACTTTTGGTCGAATGTAGATCAGGCAGCGCAGCTAATGACTAAATCTGAAGGTTATATCGCCTCAGTTGGTATTGGCGAGGCTCCGGCAGTAAGGCAAGCCACTTTTTCTATTTGGGAAAGTATAGACGATGTAAAAGCGTTTGCTTATCGTTCGCGTGAACACGCCGAGGTTATTAAGAAAACACGAAGTGAAAACTGGTACAGTGAAGAGTTATTTGCCCGTTTCAAACCTATAGCAGCCTGGGGAACGCTAAATGGAGTTGATCCGCTGCAAGGTAAAATCAAATTTAATGCACAATGA
- a CDS encoding N-acetylornithine carbamoyltransferase produces the protein MKQFTSVHDVTDINALVAEALQLKQNPYALQQLGKNKTIGLVFLNPSLRTRMSTQKAALNLGMNVMVLNIDKEGWALELQDGAIMNGTTVEHVREAAAVLGQYVDIIGVRSFPGLKNREEDYSETVFNKFVEYCGVPIVSLESATRHPLQSLADLITIEELKTIERPKVVLAWAPHIKPLPQAVPNSFAEWMCKADVDFVIAHPEGYELNTHFTQGATITHNLQEALTDADFVYVKNWSAYEPYGKIIGNHDDWMLTNDMLTRTHNAKIMHCLPVRRNLELSDEILDGPHSVVIHEAGNRVWAAQAVLKQMLESL, from the coding sequence ATGAAACAATTTACTTCTGTACACGACGTTACTGACATCAATGCCTTAGTAGCTGAAGCCTTACAGCTCAAGCAAAATCCTTATGCTTTACAGCAGCTAGGTAAAAATAAAACCATTGGCTTGGTATTTTTGAATCCAAGTTTACGTACCCGCATGAGCACCCAAAAGGCTGCCCTGAATTTAGGTATGAATGTAATGGTGCTCAATATTGACAAAGAAGGTTGGGCATTGGAACTACAGGATGGTGCAATTATGAATGGTACCACAGTAGAACACGTACGTGAAGCTGCTGCAGTATTAGGCCAGTACGTTGACATTATTGGTGTACGTTCCTTTCCAGGCTTGAAAAACCGTGAAGAAGATTATAGTGAAACGGTATTCAACAAGTTTGTTGAATATTGCGGAGTTCCCATTGTAAGTCTTGAATCGGCTACCCGCCATCCGCTGCAAAGCTTGGCCGATTTGATTACTATTGAAGAACTAAAAACTATTGAACGCCCAAAAGTAGTTTTAGCTTGGGCACCGCACATTAAGCCATTGCCACAAGCGGTACCTAATTCTTTTGCGGAGTGGATGTGTAAAGCAGATGTTGATTTTGTGATTGCTCACCCTGAAGGGTACGAACTCAATACTCATTTTACTCAGGGCGCTACCATTACTCACAACTTACAGGAGGCTTTAACCGATGCAGATTTTGTGTATGTAAAAAACTGGTCGGCTTACGAACCTTATGGCAAGATTATCGGCAACCATGATGATTGGATGTTGACCAATGATATGTTAACTCGTACTCATAACGCCAAGATCATGCACTGCTTACCGGTACGCCGCAATTTAGAGTTATCCGATGAGATACTGGATGGCCCGCATTCTGTGGTAATTCATGAAGCTGGTAACCGCGTGTGGGCAGCCCAAGCGGTGTTAAAGCAAATGTTAGAATCTCTATAA
- a CDS encoding 2'-5' RNA ligase family protein: MIDAPMILTLALDDSAQDFFNALRKEHFPVERNYLDAHLTLFHHLPPEETSIIESIEQVCEQYQQMQLQVTEVKSIGNGVAYQIVCTELMRMHKHLQQQWDTWLTPQDRQKLWPHVTIQNKVAPQQARLLKEQLAESFEPFTTEGTGLNLFAYQGGPWQFIKHHPFSV, from the coding sequence ATGATTGATGCGCCGATGATACTTACTTTAGCCTTAGATGATTCTGCACAAGATTTCTTTAACGCTTTGCGTAAAGAGCATTTTCCGGTAGAAAGAAATTATCTGGATGCGCATTTAACTTTATTTCACCATTTACCACCAGAAGAAACTTCAATTATAGAAAGCATTGAACAAGTTTGTGAACAATACCAGCAGATGCAATTGCAAGTAACAGAAGTAAAAAGTATTGGTAATGGGGTTGCTTACCAGATTGTTTGTACAGAATTGATGCGCATGCACAAACACTTACAACAACAATGGGATACGTGGTTAACTCCGCAAGACAGGCAGAAGCTTTGGCCGCATGTTACCATACAGAATAAGGTTGCTCCGCAACAAGCTCGTTTGTTAAAGGAACAATTGGCTGAAAGTTTTGAGCCTTTCACAACAGAAGGTACCGGCCTTAATTTATTCGCTTACCAAGGTGGCCCCTGGCAGTTTATTAAACATCATCCGTTTAGCGTTTAA
- a CDS encoding alpha/beta hydrolase, which produces MPQIFLISGLGADRRLFNNIHLPGYEYVHVDWLEPETHDTIHTYAQKLIQQYNILPGSTVVGVSLGGIMTVEISSIVPLHQAVIISSIKSATEFPWYFKLFRKVPLYKILPLSFYTTMGSLIKPLFGSMTQTEWQQFKSMLEQTSSTFMKWAMHAVLHWEPKILSGKIYHIMGTKDFIFSHKLIKNADAVVSGGTHDMVFKKGEEVSKILQSILIT; this is translated from the coding sequence ATGCCTCAAATATTTTTAATCTCAGGTTTAGGTGCGGATAGACGTTTGTTTAACAATATTCATTTACCTGGCTATGAATACGTACATGTGGATTGGCTTGAGCCTGAAACTCATGACACGATCCACACCTATGCACAAAAGTTAATTCAGCAGTATAACATCTTGCCTGGTTCTACAGTTGTCGGCGTTTCTCTGGGCGGAATTATGACGGTTGAAATTAGTAGCATTGTACCGCTGCACCAAGCTGTTATTATATCCAGCATTAAATCGGCAACTGAGTTTCCCTGGTACTTTAAACTGTTTCGTAAAGTTCCACTTTATAAAATTTTACCATTAAGTTTTTATACTACAATGGGCTCCCTAATTAAGCCTTTATTTGGCAGCATGACCCAAACCGAATGGCAACAATTTAAAAGTATGCTGGAACAAACATCCTCAACCTTCATGAAGTGGGCTATGCATGCTGTACTACATTGGGAGCCGAAAATACTGTCTGGCAAAATTTATCATATTATGGGAACGAAAGATTTTATTTTCTCTCATAAGCTAATTAAAAATGCAGATGCCGTTGTATCAGGTGGCACACATGATATGGTGTTTAAAAAAGGGGAAGAAGTAAGTAAAATACTACAATCGATACTAATAACATGA
- a CDS encoding aspartate aminotransferase family protein codes for MKLFDVYPINPIEIVKGVGSLVYDNQGTEYLDLYGGHAVISIGHTNSHYVKRLEDQLHQIGFYSNSVEIPLQKQLAEKLGQVSGKTDYQLFLCNSGAEANENALKLASFYNGKKKVIAFRKSFHGRTSLAVAATDNPKIVAPVNETDNVMFLPWCDEAALEQAFVQNEISSVIIEGIQGVGGIQVATMSFLQKIRSLCDAHNAVFIADSVQCGYGRTGKFFSHDFAGINADIYSMAKGMGNGFPIGGIIISPKIQPAYGMLGTTFGGNHLACAAGMAVLEVMERDQLMQNAAEVGGYLIDELKKFDQVKEVRGRGLMIGIELPEELASVRKDLLYKHHIFTGEAKPNVVRLLPALNLTKAHADRFLEAFSQVLQSSKVTVA; via the coding sequence ATGAAGCTATTTGATGTTTATCCAATCAATCCTATCGAAATTGTAAAAGGTGTTGGTAGTTTGGTTTATGATAATCAAGGTACTGAATACCTGGACTTATATGGCGGCCATGCCGTAATTTCTATTGGCCATACTAACTCGCACTATGTAAAGCGATTGGAAGATCAGTTACATCAAATAGGATTTTACTCTAATTCGGTTGAAATTCCTTTGCAAAAACAACTGGCAGAAAAGCTGGGCCAGGTATCCGGTAAAACAGATTACCAACTATTTTTATGCAATTCTGGAGCTGAGGCTAACGAGAATGCACTCAAACTAGCTTCGTTTTATAACGGCAAAAAGAAAGTGATTGCCTTCCGCAAATCTTTTCATGGTCGTACTTCATTAGCAGTAGCTGCTACGGATAACCCCAAAATTGTAGCACCAGTAAATGAAACTGACAACGTTATGTTTTTGCCTTGGTGTGATGAAGCTGCGCTGGAGCAAGCCTTTGTTCAAAATGAAATATCATCTGTTATTATTGAAGGCATTCAGGGTGTAGGCGGCATACAGGTAGCCACTATGAGCTTTTTACAAAAAATCAGAAGCTTGTGTGATGCACATAACGCCGTATTCATTGCAGACTCAGTACAATGCGGTTACGGCCGGACAGGTAAATTCTTCTCGCATGATTTTGCCGGCATCAATGCCGACATCTACAGCATGGCTAAAGGTATGGGCAATGGTTTCCCTATTGGTGGCATTATCATTTCGCCCAAAATACAACCAGCCTATGGCATGCTGGGGACTACTTTTGGTGGTAACCATTTAGCTTGCGCAGCTGGTATGGCAGTACTGGAGGTGATGGAACGAGATCAACTTATGCAAAATGCAGCGGAAGTAGGCGGATATTTAATTGATGAACTTAAAAAGTTTGATCAGGTTAAAGAAGTACGTGGTCGTGGATTAATGATTGGCATTGAACTTCCGGAGGAGCTGGCATCTGTACGTAAAGATTTATTGTACAAACATCACATTTTCACTGGCGAGGCAAAACCCAACGTAGTACGTTTGTTACCTGCTTTAAACTTAACCAAGGCTCATGCTGATCGTTTTCTGGAAGCATTTAGTCAGGTGTTACAATCATCTAAAGTAACTGTAGCTTAA
- a CDS encoding GAF domain-containing protein, translating to MAEDLTILQTADKAAQYQSLIPQIEALIQGETDLVANLANICAALKEQFKWFWVGFYLVKDNQLVLGPFQGPVACTRIGLGKGVCGAAWQQEKTLLVPDVEAFPGHIACSSLSKSEIVVPLFHNGQIVGVLDVDSEELSQFDEADAQYLEQLVKLIEW from the coding sequence ATGGCCGAAGATTTAACCATCCTGCAAACTGCCGACAAAGCGGCACAATACCAATCATTGATTCCTCAAATTGAAGCTCTAATACAAGGGGAAACCGACTTAGTAGCCAACTTAGCCAATATCTGTGCTGCCTTAAAAGAGCAGTTTAAATGGTTTTGGGTAGGCTTTTACTTGGTGAAAGATAATCAGCTAGTACTTGGCCCGTTTCAAGGTCCGGTAGCTTGTACGCGTATAGGTTTGGGTAAAGGAGTTTGTGGGGCAGCATGGCAACAGGAAAAAACTTTATTGGTGCCCGATGTTGAAGCCTTTCCTGGTCATATTGCTTGCAGTTCGCTATCAAAATCAGAAATCGTAGTTCCATTATTTCATAACGGGCAGATAGTTGGGGTACTGGATGTAGATAGTGAAGAACTGAGTCAGTTCGACGAAGCTGATGCGCAATACCTGGAGCAACTGGTGAAACTGATTGAGTGGTAA